The Bactrocera dorsalis isolate Fly_Bdor chromosome 2, ASM2337382v1, whole genome shotgun sequence region attttacagAAGCGCTGCCACCGTCCAGCATGTTGGAAGTGGCGCTGGATTTTATACAGTTCTCTGTGGATTGCGGCTTTTTGCGTGAGGATTACATTTTATATGGACATCGGCAAGTGCGCAATGGCACCATCTGTCCAGGCGATGCACTGTATGCCGCGATACAGAAGTGGCCGCATTGGCAAGAGGATGTGGAAGACATAGCTTACTTATAGAGTGTGGGTGCGAGCGAACCCAGTGAGCAGAGTAATTGCCGGAGGATTAAAGTAGCGACCCTTgcagtattaaaaataaaagtaaaaaagtacaaataaattgcaatatttttaatgcaaaaattaaatttaatgatattATACTGTTAGAGTAGCGTACGTTCgatcaaatattaattttgagctCAGGAAATTAGTACTtcagttaggttaggttaatggGCTGATTATTCGTGACACCAAGAATAATGCCACTAAGACTCAAAACTCCTTGGTATGGCTCTAATCTTTTAGATCATCGAAAAAACGAATGCAAACAAAGCTCCTACATTGCCATTCGTCAAAGGTGCACATTTCGTGATCCTTAGCTCACTCTCGTTGTTTAGACCACATTTTCTCAGTGAGAAGAACCTTTTTTGCGAGTCTGCAAGATTTCGAACCCATGTCGTTTAGTCTTCTTTGAATTGTCCGAATGCTGCAAGTGATTTTCATGTTGCCAAAGAGTTTCTCTCTAAGTTTTGAAGTAAAGGTATAATAAGACGATCCTTTAGGcgtaattgttttaaaaatgtttcttgGCTCGAATACAATGTCTGGGGTCTTCCTTCAAACGGGCCGTCGCTTATTGACATAACGCTTAGAGCCTGTTACAAATTTAATGAGGCGACTAATATCTGTCCCAGAAAATTCGTCGGGTTCGTTAAAAATATGACAACTAAGATGATTCTACCATAGTCTGCCGAAAGTTTTACAGTGACGGAGAAAGTGTCTAATTGTTTCAAACTCATATTCTTCATTGCTAATTTGACTATACGCGTCCTCCCAAATCATTAGCCTCACCGCATGAGTGCCAAGGAGACAGTGCCCAGTTGGGACGCCTATTATTGCGGCCTTGCGAGTCTGGATAAGGGAAGCAGTACAATGGACGTTTTGTGTTCCACTCTGAGCCAGGGGCTTTCGCAACCCCGCCTGTTTTGGTTGTTACCTAACTCTTGTTCAGCTCGCGTGAAGCTCATAGATCTGGCGCCCAAATGTACAAAAGCAGGAAAAAACCCCAGCTCGTTCCCATTGGGAATTCGTTGAACGAATTTGGATATGGGTGCCTTTTTTCGGATTTACATTTCAGTTAATTTACGAAAATTTTGCAGTTGACCGCACAACTGTTATCAGTATGAGCTTTTTATGAGGGAAGGGCTAGAGATGGTATGTAACGATGTGCGGTACGAAGttcaaaatgaagttgttcAACTAATCCGAACACATTTATTACACTGCTGCAGCATGATGCCGGACAAGAGAAGATATTGCCGTTATTTACGTAAAATTCTACACTAACAAAGTTGCGTCTAAGAAGTAAAATTAAGCAATTACATTAAGTTGTATTTTCAATATCCGTTCTTcccgataaaaaaaaattaaatacttcatTTAAATCTCAGTAACAAGTAAGTATCGCTGCTAATATCCGTATAAACTCATGCATTCAATGCTGCGACCCCGTCGACAACCGAAAATGAGCTGTGAGCAATGTGTAGCTTACTTAAGTCAAAGTTGAGAGAGCGTGACTGTGATTAAGATTAAAAACTTCGCAATAATTAATTCATTAAGTTTGCGAGTaaagcaccaacaacaatacgCTAAATGAGAAATGCTATGAATGCAatagcataacaacaacaatgttgatTACAGCACTGCCGCAGTATGAGAGACCGGCATACAACGGCTGTTCGCGCGAATTAAAGCTAATAACTGGCGATCGAAACGCAATGTTCAGTTATCAATTAAAAGCGGAGACGCGCCCAAGTGGCGGTACAACGGCATAAAATCCACATTTTGCTACAGCAAATATTACAATAACATTCATACCTCGGAACGAAATATTGTTGGCAAAAATAGTGGAATAGTGGAGGAAATATCGACCACAAATCACGGCGCAGGCACAAGTGGCACAGCACAACAAAACCGACCATAGACACCGACCAAAATTTAGTTACTTTGTATTTGTTGAAAATGATAAATGCCGCCGGAACGGTCGGATACACAAGCGCAGCCCTGAAGCTGATATTGTTGGCTAACTTGCTGTTGTTCGGCACCATGAACGTGTTTACTTGTGAGTTAATTGCGAGTGAAATTTGCATTTGCAAACTATGGAAATTGCGAAATTTCACATAGCAAATCACTGTGTTAGTgtttgagtgtatgtgtgtgtgtgtatgaatggCATATGTATGCAAGGGCGCGTTGAGGTGTCGGTGCTCGTCCGGCGTTGAAAGCTGTGTTTTGAAAGCGTGTACATGCCTGTTTATTTTCACTTCATAACCACCATAACCACCATAACCACTGACCACAAATGTTTGCCTTTTCATTCCTACCGCACCCACTCCCTACACCCCACACCCACGCCCTACACACATGTAGACATAGAAATGAGCGAAGCTGCTGCAATATCTAACCACAACGACACAGAGGCAACAGGCGACCAAATATTAGGAGATACGCGTAACTGGCGCTTAATCACGCGCGCCGAATGGCGTGCACGTCCGCCCACATCGAGCACCAATTTCACCGGCCCTGCGCCATATGTTATCCTACATCATTCCTATCAGCCGGGCGTTTGCCGGACTGAGGATGCTTGCAAAGCGGCGATGCGCTCAATGCAGAACTACCATATGGACACGCATGGTTGGCCGGACATTGGCTACAGTTTCGCAGTTGGCGGTGATGGCAATGTGTATGAGGGGCGCGGCTATGAGGTGGTCGGTGCACATGCTCCCAACTACAACAGCCGCAGTATTGGTCTACTCTTGATTGGTAATTTTATGGGTAAGCTCTCTGTCGCATTGACTGTGAACGACAATGCCAAGGTGCATCATACAGTGTTGTTGTTTTCCCCCCTTTGCAGATGAGCTGCCACCAGTGCCCATGTTGCAAGTGGCACAGGACTTTATTAAATACTCATTGGAGGGCGGTCATTTGCGTGACGATTACATTTTATACGGTCACCGGCAGGTACGCAACACCGAGTGTCCCGGCGATGCGTTGTATGCGTTGATTAAAGAATGGCCCCACTGGCAGGAGCACAACTGACTGACATCAGTTCCCACATGTGGCGAATGAAAATTTTAGctcattaatattttaacttttaatttgtatttcatGAATACCagcaatgtacataaatactcataataatacatatttaagtttatACAACCAACTTATTTAGTTTGATTAACAGCACGTAATTCTAGTgagatttctatttttattgaaagtcAGTACAAAAAAACTGCttcgaattttaatttcttataacATATGTCGGTTCACAGGTTGgttcaaaaattacaaaaccagGCTTTCGGCATAGACATCTAGGTATAATTGCCGTTCCCAGCCCAGCTGAGTCATAAGCCGAGTAAGTCATTGAAATCGACTCGGAGCTTTATCCATCCTAGGACTGTCAAATCgtcaaaaattctcaaaataaaacaacaataacaagaaaaaccTTAAAttcggttgcatcgaagctagaataccaaaaaaaaaaatattccttccTTGATTTTAaccgattagtttgtatggcagctatatgctatagtaatctgatctgcacaatttcttcagagtttGCAatgttgccttggacaatacggcatgttaaatttcgtggatatatctcgtcaaatgcaaaagtttttcatacaagaacaggattttgaccgatcagcttgtatgacagctatatgttatagtagtccgatctcaacaatttcatCAGAGATTGCAATGCTGCCTTGGACAATACGGCATGTtaaatttcgtggagatatctcgtcaaatgcaaaagtttttcatacaacgaCTGTATTTTGaccgattagtttgtatggcagatatatgctatagtaatctgatctgcacaatttcttcggaaaatgcACAGTTGCCTTGGGTAATAATCCGTGCTAAATTTCGTACAGATATCTCGTCAAgtacaaaagtttttcatacaagaaaaGGATTTTGAGcaaacagtttgtatgacagctatatgctatagtaatccaatctgaacaatttattcgcaCATTGCGcagttgccttggataatacggcatgttaaatttcgtggagatatcacgtcaaatgcaaaagttttccatacaagaacaggATTTAGAGCaaacaatttgtatgacagctatatgttatagtaaaccggcctgaacaatttcttcggagaatgcACAGTTGTCTTATGCAATATTTCATGccaaaatttcgtgacgatatcttgtcaaatacaaaagttttccatacatgcACTTGATTCGGTTTGCTTTCAAGCAACAAAAgagcaataaatttaattatcaccaaatatttacatattttcttattatacgagtatataccatTCTTCggttgcaaatatttatatatgtataacacatactccgtaagtatgtatgtgcatatactaAAGTACTTGATTGTGTCCATTAACAAAACTCAGTTAATGtagttagtatgtatgtacaatataataACGAAGGGGATTCCCAGCCCATAGTGGAAGAAAACAATCGGCGCGATTAGACGAAAGCGTTGGgtaaatattaaacataaaaatatatatagcataatatacacatatagtgTGCAAttgataaaaacaatttaatatactactgtgatcaaattgaaaggtgaattttgtccatttcatctacttcaaagtaatcccctgccgctgcaatacacttatgccaatgaattttccaatcatcatagcacttggaaaaatcctccgttgtgatggccatcagagccttcttcgattcagcttttatatccataATTGAGTCAAAAAGGTGTACtaggagtggtcatgtgaatttgctgaatagccagaagtttcACGAAGGTAAATCAAGCGAATGCGTTCGTTGCAGCACAATATTAGTTGCAAATTTGGCGAAattatcacgaataaccaatgcaatatgagatggtgcattagcgcacttctttgttcaataaattcagacatagtaaaaatcaaagaattcacttttagagtctcacaaaacgacgcgtatatCAGATACTAATGATTATTTGGATGTGACATTTGGTACAGATGTCTCTGACAGTCATGCCGACCTAGAAAAACGACATTTCGACGAATGGGCTTCCTCgcttttaaactaaaaattctTACTACTTTTTACATATAAGGCAACCCTCTAACCCATCGACTGCTCTGATAGCAAATTATAGAGAAAAAACAGATTgtgaattttaaaactttgcaaAGTTTGCAATGTCATTTAGTAAAGTATAGTGAATGCAAACTAGAACTGGTGCCCGTTGCACTAGAACCGAACCTGTTTTGAACAAGTGTCTTTCTCTACAAAGCGATAATAAGCTTATATGTTTCCACtgttataacaataaaaaacataccCATaggtaaaaatatatacatatgtacgagtacacaGCTAGGCCCTCTAGTTTTCATTATGTTTTTTCCTCTTCGCGTTTGTTTGTTCGACACTTAATACAACAGTCATCGTATAAGTTATCAATTAATGTGCAGATTAGGCAGTTGGCAAATTCAATTTGCAGCGATATGATTTTTTTGCGAATAACAAAAGTTGTTGTATGAggttaaagagaaataaaatacagaacgaaaagagaataaacaaaaagaaaggAACAAATCATGATGACATTGATTTTTGGAGTTTAGGTGATATAAAATCACGAAGAATTGTTCGCAGCTTACActccaacatatacatatatgtatatatttatgtacagcCAGCAACAGTGCTAGGAATGATTTATATCGATTTCCGGCGAAACTACGCgttcaatagaaaaaaaatatatgacaatATCATAGGTAATAAGAAAATCTATAACTTTTGTATACAGACTATttttacataacctcaaattgtATATGAAAAATTCACAGAACCCagtttttggattaaaaaaaaaattctttcattaaatttggtgaaaatttaCATGCATATGTCCTAAACACACAGtactttttaacatttattagtTCTCCTTATATTGACCTTAATTCAAAATCCccaattttcattcaaaaaaactcaattcaagatatcaactttttttttttaaattcagtaGGCTTTACATATGTTCATGAAAGAACATACTTTCTTATGGtacgaaatatatgtatatacattactATGGTAACTGTAGCAAGTTTTCTCAACAAAAGCTAACGAAGCTCCGACATTCCCATTCGTCAAAGATCCACATTTCGTGATCCTTAGCCCACTCTCGCCGTTTAGATCCCATTTTCCCAGCGAGAAGATCTTTTTTACCgcgtctgcaaaatttcagatccatGTCGTTTAGTCTTCTTTGAATTGTCCGAATGCTGCAAGTGATTTTCATGGTGCCAAAGAGTTTCTCTCGAAGTCTTGAAGCAGAGGTTAAACGAGCCTTTAGGCATAATTGTTGTAAATATGTCTCTTGACTCGAATACAATGCTCGGGGTTTTCCTTCATAAGTCCGACCACAAAGTTGTTTCGACTGGTCAGGTCATATACCCCTAAAAATCGCTCTACTGATAATCGATTACATTACAATCGTTTTACAATATCATCATTCGAGGCCACGTTCTCCTTTAGCAAgataatatgtaaaaatataatcaaatctTCGATACGTTAAACAAAAATAGGGGTGTTGCGCTAGTATTATCGCTGGCTGTGTGTTAATGCCGAAGTGAATGATAAGCGGTTAGAGGCAGACAAAAAATAATCAATGAAACTTGACGCGATAAGCTGTAACACTGGTTGAGAGATTTCGCACCAAAAACATTGTAAGAGCTGAGAGAGAGAGAACGTTTATCAAATGATTTCAGAGATCGCCGACTCAGCTGCTAATATGtgaatttgtgtatatttttggatcataataacaatgaaatgattgaataattattattttgcgttTCATAAACGatttgttattttgtaaaaagaaaaaacaaagattacaaaaacaagcgaaatgcaatttatttaatttatgttttgttgTGATTTGGCTTTAATACCAGCAGGCAAGTCATTGTGACAGCCATAATGTAAACAAGtgtatacttaaataaaaatatgcccgTCACTAACACTTTTGATTTAGAATTAATTTGTGGCATTAAATACACCAGGTGCGAACTGCCTTCGGAACTCATGTGAAAATACATAACTTAGCTAAGCTCATGGACCAACGACATCAACAAAGTTATTTGTTTTCAGCAACGCGGTACATTCCCGCACACACCGGTTTGTTTTTTCCTTCGACTCAGGGCTTTCATTGAGGAAGCCAGCAGAGACAGGGGATCACTCGGACTAGCGACTTTCCATATGCCGTTCCGGTAGCAGTCGGGCCAAAGTGCACGGTATTGACTTCTTTATTGGCGAATATGTACATCCCCGTGTTGGTGATTTCTATCTTGCAGCGCAAAACGACCAACAAAAGCATGTTCTTATTCAAAGCTTTACGGAAGAGAAGAGGAGAGCAAAGCATTGTTTACGCTCACATAACTGCAATTAATGAAAGCGATTTATGTACTCGATGGCTTGCAACaacgaatgtttttttttgtgttatgctaccacatatatacatacatacatacagttgcGGTCATAAAAATTGTACTTAAAATTCAGCTGAGTAAAATGTTGCGCTGAATTGCTGAATAATATTCAGAAGATATTGATTGATAAGCACCAAAATAGTGACATTTATTCACAGGCACTTTCAACATAATTCAAAAATACACAGTTGGATCCATAGTTTCCTTAACCCAGTAAAGTTCAGAATTGAACTACTAAATGCAGTCCATtgttatgctataaaaaagatAACTCTTGTATTTGATCAACAAAGCGCCTTGTGACTAATACAAGTTTGCATAGGTTTGCAATCTCTATTCTCACCAGGTCGTTGAGGTATCTGAAGGTGTTTAAGCCTTGACCTCGCAAATGCGATACAATCAAGAAGAAGGTGTTAAGCTGTTTCCACTTCGTCTAcctccatacagcttctgcaccTGGCGTCCAGTAAGATATTCAAACTTACAGCAAGAACCATTGCCAACAGAGCAATAATCTATTAGAAGTATCACAACTAGCGAAAGGCTAACTTTGGGAAGGGCTAAGTGTTCACTGAATCTCTTACAAGCGATCTAGGGCCAAAAGAATCTTGTGATGGCAGGCCGGCGCTGACCAAGCTCCTACAAAGCTCAGCTTCTCGGTAGTAGAACACACGAGAAGAAGGAAGTAACGACCCAATCTCACTCAACTGTTAGCGAGTCTAGGATGCCTTCCCTTGCCAGATCGTCAGCTTTACTGTACTTTGCTGTGTCCTGGCACCCATACAAGTACTTTTAAAAAGTGACTCGCTGCCATTGATAACGTGGTTAGGCATTCTTTAATCAGCTCTGAACGCAGAGTTAATGAGCTCCGGGCTAGTACCTCCGCCCTGCTATCAGAGTGGATAAAGTGGATAGTTTATTTTCTGGAAGAGACTGCATTCCGGAGTAGTAAATCTATAGCTAACTTAATAGCAGCAACATCGGCTTAAAAACCACTGCATTAGTCAAGTCTCCACCTGAAGTTGATAAATAGTTCTTCCCCCCAGCTTTGTCACATCTGTGAGGAAGTTCACCGCGCCCTCCTGCAAGGGTCAACGGAGACAAATTGCTCGCAATTACATAGAAAAGGCCGCTAGAGTTCaatttggcgactccatgatccacaAAATCCGGTATAAAGTCAAAGTGCGCTGGATTTCCGAATGTTCATTTATGAATTCAGATTCTCTGAGTAGGATGGTAACTTTAGCGGTCATATGGTATAAAGGGGTATAAAGTCAAAGCGTGTAAGGATTTTCGAATGCTCAGACACGAGTTCAATTAGAAATCCAGTTTCTCTGAGTGTGATTGGAACTTTTGCGGCCATACACCTACCGGCGATGTCTATTAGTACTATCTAAATGTAGAATAGATTTAAGTGCCACGGGTGGAGTGGAACTTACCACACTTGAGCCGTAATTTCAACGATCTCTACCTTCCTTGCAAGTATGACGGTCTGTCtccataaaataaaaacatagcCAATCAAAATACTGCATCCCCCATGTTCATTTGTTTTGATTGCGGATTTTAGATTATACTCTGAGTTGGCTGGTCGTTTTATCTATTGGCGAGATCCCATAGTACAACACAACACGATTTTAGATTCATCTGTACATACAACATTTTTCCATTTCACTAACCAGGGACCAGGGAAATATTTATTCACTCATCTAGATTAACGTTgttactttcaaaatagttCCCATTCCATATTATGCACTAACGACAACGGTTCTTACAATCGCCCAAAAACTGCTTAAACTCGATTTCGGAGATAACCTTTAGCTCCTCGCGaaggtacttttttgtcacattgTCCAAATCGTAAAGACGCAAATATGTACCTACgtatattgctgttgttatttgaACAGAAAAATCCCCTGCATTTAAGTGCATTAATAATCACcaataaattaagttaaatccATCAGTGGTCAGCTAATGAAAGagcttaaaaaatttcaaattgatgaTAAGTATGGAATTTTACCGGGTATTTTTGCGCtcatttctgaaaaaatatacgatacagtaaaaaaaattgattttgtacccaaaaaaaattttcagatcgagaTCGAGAGATTTTGTAATTGCTTGTcctattttacagtttttcttcGATAAAGGCCAAAACCCAACCATGAAAATGAGAATTTGTCTAAAGTCTTAATAACAGCCAATCGCCCGCAATTTAGGTTTCGGTAGTTTCGTCCCTATAATTTTGATGCTAAAGACGCACAACCCACCGCAAGCCTAATTGTCGAAATATCCATAAAATAGTGGACATCGGCAAGTCCGACTAGCTGTGTGGGTCCCACATGAGTTAATACACTAAAAAGACTTAATGGATCAAATTTTTGTCAGCGATACACTGCTAAATAGACAAAACATCGATCGGTTATATGGCCACCGGCTAGGAAAACTTAGTCACCTGCGACAACAGCAAGAGAAAACCGGTCGCTTTGGAATCGCGGCGAGCCGGTGCAAACGGTGATCAAGTCAGAATTAACGATCAGGCAAGTTTTGCTATGTGTTTTTGAGATTCGCAGCACATCATTGTACCGTCTAAAGAAAGCAATCACCCAAAAGCCCCTAACTTTGGCCAGTAGTTTAGGAATTGTAATCCATCAAAACAAGGCTAGGTGCCACGTATTGATAGTGACTGTCCAGAAGCATCGGAAACTTGGTTGCGAGTGGTTGAGAGATTCTCATCCATGCATTTTATTGTTCGTACTTGGCACCGAGTGATTACTAGCCTATGAAAAATGCttttgctggtgaaaaattcaaaaattaaaatattgcttacATCATCTATGTAACACCctgtttaaatataattttacgttttcaaTGTCAATGTAATCAGGTTGTAAATATTGTGTGTAGAGCTCTTCCAAAGCAttcagtgtaaaaaaaaattaatcagacACATTTTTTTGTGTAATAGGTGTATTACCGTTACTATCAGCATGATAATagaattataaatacaaaatgatTTATTACTGATGTTTGTGTTTTGCAAAGTCTTTGGACTACCAACAAATTAAGCCACCAATCGTAAGAGGCGATAAACTTGCCACgaataataaacaaagagaGCGTCCGCTCGCTGCATGAACGAAGAGAGATTGCTATAaccaatacaaaattttactgTGAGCATATGAGCGCCGATAAGAGCAAACGCTTTGGAAGTTTTGACAACGGTGATTGTTGTTGATCGCGGAAGCGCGCTCTCTACTGAAGTAAACGCACACCAACAGCTTTTCAAAgacagcaaaaacaatagcTAAAGCAATTGAAACCATCATCGCCTATTGATATACTCGTACGCGGTGAACGAAGAAAATTTATactattttatgttattttttaataacattatttaattattatttttatactcttgcaacatgttgctatagaaTATAATAGTTTGGTTCGATtcacggttgtatgtatcacttaaaactaagcgagatagatatagagttatatatatatgtacaggaTGACGATAAGAGTCCAAATCAGGGTAACTGTTTGTCCATCCGTCCAGATAAGTtctaacttgagtaaaaaatttagCTTCATATGCgcattcttaattaaaaaataataattacgagttcgtagataggcgcaatcggaccactgccacgcccacaaaacgccattaaccaaAAACCTGTAAAGTGCCAAAACTAAGCaccaaattaagatataaaactctaatttggcatAGTGGATGGCAGCAGCAAGGGGCAGCTGTGggcaaaaaaattccaaaaaagtgggtgtggccgTGCTCccttttatagtagggggaagcatcaaAGCCGGAATGCAGAACTCTAAGAcgattaacctaacctacttCCAACTCAAGACCTTCCCATGAAACCaccagataaggtattacttcgtgggagtgacaagacattttacgtctcctCTATAGCACGGACGTTCTGATGCCTATTCTACTGTAACTGTCTTAATTTAGTCATGATGGAAGTTGCCGCTTCGCAAACAACTTTTCACTTATCAGAGGACTAACACATAAGTGTAGTCAAATTTTTCACCGTTAAACTATCACATAGTGaagtttgtaactttttttcttatgtTTAGAAACTGAGGACAATGGAAAAACACTAGTTCAGACTCTTCTACGGACTCCAGAGTACCCATGCCCGCATAATATTTGGGTCAGCTGGAAATCCAGGTCCGCATGTTGTCTAGTTATCCACGAATAGATGTCAGATATAAGTCTGTGGGCCCACCGTCCTTTGGTTGAAGTTAGCCAACGTTACCATacacatatctcgagacctgCTCGACAGACATGAACCAAATTCGGTAAGTGTAATTCCTCTGGCATTTTTGCGTTacggtgtgaaaatgggcgaaatctgATTACAGCCACACCTACTTcctatataacacaattttaaattccttccgatacttttatttcaactgtacaaatcaagaagatgTTAATTTAACAAGATAAAACTTTATAGGAATGATGCCTCTGGTGCATGCCACCCTATAGTAAAAAATCGTCCAAATCCAACAGAAACCGTTCTAGCCCCTAGGTTCGGAATATTTGGACTACAGTACCTACAGTTTTCGGGTGAAAACTCGCCCATGATCCTTGCAAGTGGCAAGAGTGTGAAATCTCGGTTATATCCGAACTTAGCTCCACCTTACTTGTTTTGATTGTTTAGCTTTTTCGGTGGTTTAagatgaaaacttttttaataaaattacccCACTTGTGATAATAGAATAATAGAAAagcaaaccaaaaatattttatctcatttttccacacaatttcataaaaaaatgccTAAATTAATCAGCCAtcatttaatttgttattattttctttccatTTGGCTTTGTTGCGgctattttgttttaatttcatttaattttgtttatttactttaaagcttatggaattaaaagcgtttttttttcctttttctaatttttctttgcGCTTTGTTTATGGCTTTGCTTTTTACAAAAACCTGttgggttgttgttgctggctcaCTTCATTATCATTGCTTAGCATTGGTTTTGCAGTCAACCGCTTGTCAGAACtcagctgtgttgttgttgttgacttttCTTTGCGATTTGGTGTCTATAAACGTGTGCGCCCAACGCTCAACGCAAGCACTCAACAACCCAAGTGTGTACGGCGAGTGTGGGACGACGTGAGCGTATTAGTTGGCTGATAGCGATTACACAGTTAGGCGCACATTGCAAAGGTGCTCGGGACGAACAAGCGAACGGACGCGTAAAACGGAACGGAAACGGTCGTCCATACGGAAAAAAGGTGCTAGGCAATCGTAGCAAGCGGACGGTCGAAAAGCCAGTGTGGGTTGGTAATCAATTCAGAGACACGCCGACTAGCaggaaaaaatcacaaaataaataGCAGAAAATCAGAAGAGCAAATACAAGTTGGATTGCTGTTGAAAAGTTAGCAACAATCGTGTAAAACCGTAACCAAACTTAATTTACTACTGGCCGAGAAAAAATCTATTTACTTTGATTTCGTTTACAGCTACGgtgattaaattaaaaagttccgGTAAAAGCCGGTGGCAAAACGCAAGAAAtctgtgaaaaatttgaaaactgtaGTCAAGGGCTTTGAATAACATTTGAAATAACGTCAAGTCCTTGAaatagcaattgaaataaattcCTGAGTTTCAAGTCTTTGAaat contains the following coding sequences:
- the LOC105231663 gene encoding peptidoglycan-recognition protein SB1 isoform X2, giving the protein MINAAGTVGYTSAALKLILLANLLLFGTMNVFTYIEMSEAAAISNHNDTEATGDQILGDTRNWRLITRAEWRARPPTSSTNFTGPAPYVILHHSYQPGVCRTEDACKAAMRSMQNYHMDTHGWPDIGYSFAVGGDGNVYEGRGYEVVGAHAPNYNSRSIGLLLIGNFMDELPPVPMLQVAQDFIKYSLEGGHLRDDYILYGHRQVRNTECPGDALYALIKEWPHWQEHN
- the LOC105231663 gene encoding peptidoglycan-recognition protein LB isoform X3, with protein sequence MPVYFHFITTITTITTDHKCLPFHSYRTHSLHPTPTPYTHVDIEMSEAAAISNHNDTEATGDQILGDTRNWRLITRAEWRARPPTSSTNFTGPAPYVILHHSYQPGVCRTEDACKAAMRSMQNYHMDTHGWPDIGYSFAVGGDGNVYEGRGYEVVGAHAPNYNSRSIGLLLIGNFMVLLFSPLCR
- the LOC105231663 gene encoding peptidoglycan-recognition protein SB1 isoform X1: MPVYFHFITTITTITTDHKCLPFHSYRTHSLHPTPTPYTHVDIEMSEAAAISNHNDTEATGDQILGDTRNWRLITRAEWRARPPTSSTNFTGPAPYVILHHSYQPGVCRTEDACKAAMRSMQNYHMDTHGWPDIGYSFAVGGDGNVYEGRGYEVVGAHAPNYNSRSIGLLLIGNFMDELPPVPMLQVAQDFIKYSLEGGHLRDDYILYGHRQVRNTECPGDALYALIKEWPHWQEHN